Part of the Spartobacteria bacterium genome is shown below.
TTCCCAGACCCTTTCCACGAAATGCCGGCTGCACATAGAGATCTTCCAAGTAGATACCGGGTTTTCCCAAAAAGGTGGAATAATTATAAAAATAGAGAGCAAAGGCCACAGGTTCCCTTTCATACTGACCAATCAGGACAAAGGCTTTCGGATCATCGCCAAATAGTGTTTTGTTCAGCTGCGCTTCATCGGCAACGACGTCATGCGACATCTTTTCGTATTCGGCCAAATCTTTGATAAAAGACAATATCAAGACTGCATCCCCGGGTTCTGCGGTGCGGATGTGAAAACCATGGGTGTTTTGCGGAGTTGTCATATTTCAATTTCCTTTACGCTATGATCGTTCTCTAATAATGTCCTTCATATGAAAAACAGAAAAACGATTCAATATAGAGAAGAAAAAAAACTACCACTGACACAAGTGATTGATCTGTATAAATCAATGAACTGGTCATCGGCAGACAAGCCGGAGCGCCTCATGCAGGCCCTGGCAAATTCCCATTCGGTTGTATCTGCATGGGATGATCAACGACTGGTCGGCATAGGGAATGCCCTGTCAGACGGGTTTCTGGTTGTGTACTATCCGCACCTCATCGTACATCCCGACTATCAGGGGTGCGGCATTGGAC
Proteins encoded:
- a CDS encoding GNAT family N-acetyltransferase; translation: MTTPQNTHGFHIRTAEPGDAVLILSFIKDLAEYEKMSHDVVADEAQLNKTLFGDDPKAFVLIGQYEREPVAFALYFYNYSTFLGKPGIYLEDLYVQPAFRGKGLGKAMLKELATRAVAEDCGRLEWSVLDWNQPAIDFYRSQGAIPMDEWTVFRVTGTALALLAT
- a CDS encoding N-acetyltransferase is translated as MKNRKTIQYREEKKLPLTQVIDLYKSMNWSSADKPERLMQALANSHSVVSAWDDQRLVGIGNALSDGFLVVYYPHLIVHPDYQGCGIGRELMRRLGDKYRDFHQQTLIADGNAIPFYAKCGFSETGACKAMWVYNGHDHN